The following are encoded together in the Rhodothermales bacterium genome:
- a CDS encoding tetratricopeptide repeat protein encodes MNRTLSALAFLALLLAGLAPTASAQADTAVECTDDENERRIHYSLYYESYKAGDYEAALPELLWILECAPGFGGPTPDDRNIRRGIEVYDSLAVRAEDPAQQQEFIGKALALFEEGPSMLQDDGVEVSEYDYVLRQGRFIQSRNEMLSDQQGQVYDLYLRAFELQPDSLGDYFINFIAGERTRRAVQADTPEEKAATRDYLTGTLMPKADDPAYIQGLMDSLITTPREQYAFLKEKFLADPTALGEEDVKTLFSLNQNPELKDDALQAQLIDVLVEMDPTPSLLRTLARGATDDGDFDEAQRLYERALELAEDPTEQRDIYYNIAVMKQQQGQLATASNFARKALEIDSNHGPSLYILGSAIASSVRGGDVPSRAAYWCAVDYFNRAASDPQVSSAARNAAGTYSRAAPSQEEYFFLGWKPGQSVSASYGWGSCSTTVR; translated from the coding sequence ATGAACCGCACCCTCTCCGCGCTCGCCTTCCTCGCCCTGCTCCTCGCAGGCCTCGCCCCCACAGCCTCCGCGCAGGCGGACACGGCCGTGGAGTGCACCGACGACGAGAACGAGCGGCGCATCCATTACAGCCTCTATTACGAGTCGTATAAGGCCGGCGACTACGAAGCGGCCCTCCCGGAGCTCCTCTGGATCCTGGAGTGCGCGCCCGGCTTCGGCGGCCCCACGCCCGACGACCGCAACATCCGCCGCGGCATCGAGGTCTACGACAGCCTCGCCGTGCGGGCCGAAGATCCCGCTCAGCAGCAGGAATTCATCGGCAAAGCCCTCGCCCTTTTCGAAGAGGGACCGTCCATGTTACAGGACGACGGTGTGGAGGTGAGTGAATACGACTACGTCCTCCGCCAGGGCCGCTTCATCCAGTCCCGCAACGAGATGCTCAGCGACCAACAGGGCCAGGTCTACGACCTCTACCTCCGCGCCTTCGAGCTCCAGCCGGACTCCCTCGGCGACTACTTCATCAACTTCATCGCCGGTGAGCGGACGCGCCGCGCGGTTCAGGCTGACACGCCCGAGGAGAAGGCCGCTACGCGCGATTACCTCACCGGCACGCTCATGCCGAAGGCCGACGACCCCGCCTACATCCAGGGCCTGATGGACAGCCTCATCACGACCCCGCGTGAGCAGTACGCCTTCCTCAAGGAGAAATTCCTCGCCGACCCCACTGCCCTCGGCGAGGAGGACGTCAAGACGCTGTTCTCGCTCAACCAGAACCCGGAGTTGAAGGATGACGCGCTGCAGGCCCAGCTCATCGACGTCCTCGTGGAGATGGACCCGACGCCCTCGCTCCTGCGGACCCTCGCCCGCGGCGCCACCGACGACGGCGACTTCGACGAGGCGCAGCGCCTCTACGAGCGCGCCCTCGAACTCGCTGAGGACCCCACGGAGCAGCGCGACATCTACTACAACATCGCGGTGATGAAGCAGCAGCAGGGCCAGCTTGCCACGGCGTCAAACTTCGCGCGCAAGGCGCTGGAGATCGACTCGAACCACGGCCCGTCGCTCTACATCCTCGGCAGCGCGATTGCCTCGTCGGTCCGGGGCGGCGACGTGCCCTCCCGCGCCGCCTACTGGTGCGCCGTCGACTACTTCAACCGCGCCGCCAGCGATCCGCAGGTGTCGAGCGCGGCCCGCAACGCCGCCGGCACCTACAGCCGCGCCGCGCCCTCGCAGGAGGAGTACTTCTTCCTCGGGTGGAAGCCCGGCCAGTCCGTCAGCGCGTCCTACGGGTGGGGAAGCTGCTCGACGACCGTACGGTAA
- a CDS encoding glycogen/starch synthase has protein sequence MKVLFVAGEVAPFSKSTQTARLARELPEHLQELGDFETRIIMPRYGTVSERRNRLHEVIRLSGSEIETGDRTETLKVKVASIPGIRLQVYFMDNVHFFKRKGLFQDRKTEKLFEDNAERALYFARAALTTVENLGWSPDIVHATGWITGAVPLLLKNEFADHELFERTKSVYTPDAADVDVRFTADEAEAFGLPADAADQELRDLGMAYADAVAFGAGRPGEGGTDLTGEPKEIAEKAAALYREIGDEVAA, from the coding sequence ATGAAAGTACTGTTCGTAGCAGGCGAAGTCGCCCCCTTCTCTAAATCGACGCAGACCGCTCGCCTCGCCCGCGAGCTGCCGGAGCACCTCCAGGAACTGGGCGATTTCGAAACCCGCATCATCATGCCGCGCTACGGGACCGTCTCTGAGCGGCGGAACCGCCTCCACGAAGTCATCCGCCTCTCGGGCAGCGAGATCGAGACGGGCGACCGCACCGAGACGCTGAAGGTGAAGGTGGCGTCCATCCCAGGCATCCGGCTCCAGGTCTACTTCATGGACAACGTCCACTTCTTCAAGCGGAAGGGGCTGTTCCAGGACCGGAAGACGGAGAAGCTCTTCGAGGACAACGCCGAGCGCGCCCTCTACTTCGCCCGCGCCGCGCTCACGACGGTCGAGAACCTCGGGTGGTCGCCCGACATCGTCCACGCCACCGGGTGGATCACCGGCGCCGTGCCGCTCCTCCTCAAAAACGAGTTCGCCGATCACGAGCTGTTCGAGCGCACGAAGTCCGTCTACACCCCCGACGCCGCCGACGTCGACGTGCGCTTCACGGCGGACGAAGCCGAGGCATTCGGCCTCCCGGCCGATGCGGCCGATCAGGAGTTGCGTGACCTCGGCATGGCCTACGCCGACGCCGTCGCCTTCGGCGCGGGCCGCCCCGGCGAGGGCGGCACCGACCTCACCGGCGAGCCCAAAGAGATCGCCGAGAAGGCCGCCGCGCTCTACCGCGAGATCGGCGACGAGGTCGCCGCCTGA
- a CDS encoding patatin-like phospholipase family protein, producing MESRPPIPALPDLGIAFGGGGVRGWAHVGVLSVLERYGLRADLVSGCSAGAITASYYAAGFSVEHMTELMRSQNTRALFSLRFDRYGLVSTDDFAAYLRSHLGDRRVEDLERPLYIVCTDLETGKEVVLDRGPLVEAILASCALPGIFAPVRLGGRLLIDGGVSNNVPVSALVNRGAAYTIGVQLYKRIGALTAWGDGTLDEPDDEVEQKVGLGLWADRVRQRFGREPDDRPNGLEVVQRALDIMMAQLEGFRLQTYRPDVLVVPRVGSLGLFSFSQEKEAIFQAGVTAAEEKADELALLARRLSTTA from the coding sequence ATGGAATCGCGCCCTCCCATCCCAGCTCTTCCCGACCTCGGCATCGCCTTTGGCGGCGGTGGGGTGCGCGGCTGGGCGCACGTCGGCGTGCTCTCGGTGCTGGAACGGTACGGGCTCCGCGCCGACCTCGTCTCGGGGTGCAGCGCCGGCGCCATCACGGCGTCGTACTACGCCGCCGGGTTCTCCGTCGAGCACATGACGGAGCTGATGCGGAGCCAGAACACCCGCGCCCTCTTCTCGCTCCGCTTCGACCGCTACGGACTCGTCTCCACCGACGACTTCGCCGCCTACCTCCGCAGCCACCTCGGCGACCGCCGGGTCGAAGACCTCGAACGCCCGCTCTACATCGTCTGCACCGACCTCGAAACGGGGAAGGAGGTGGTGCTCGACCGGGGGCCGCTCGTCGAAGCCATCCTCGCGTCGTGCGCTCTCCCCGGCATCTTCGCGCCCGTCCGCCTCGGCGGCCGGTTGCTCATCGACGGTGGCGTGAGCAACAACGTGCCGGTCTCGGCGCTCGTCAACCGCGGCGCGGCGTACACCATCGGCGTCCAGCTCTACAAGCGGATCGGCGCGCTCACGGCATGGGGTGACGGCACGCTCGACGAGCCCGACGACGAGGTGGAGCAGAAGGTCGGCCTCGGGCTGTGGGCCGATCGCGTGCGGCAGCGCTTCGGGCGCGAGCCCGACGACCGCCCGAACGGGCTCGAGGTCGTGCAGCGCGCGCTCGACATCATGATGGCGCAGCTCGAAGGGTTCCGGCTCCAGACGTACCGGCCGGACGTGCTCGTCGTTCCCCGCGTGGGCTCGCTCGGGCTCTTCTCGTTCAGCCAGGAGAAGGAGGCCATCTTCCAGGCGGGCGTGACCGCCGCCGAGGAGAAGGCCGATGAGCTCGCCCTCCTGGCCCGCCGTCTCTCTACGACGGCGTGA
- a CDS encoding DUF2391 domain-containing protein: MPDAAAASSPTTPAPIAPALIEVGWVLAGGLDEDELAACRTARLRMAKVLRAGFPGFRWHFPVAHRSDFPIRRRVEPVDLLDLGVAEREVRSWDFALVVTGAELESYYKPFALATPSKATAVACLSTARLDLGASDDDDEDDARAQTALLAGRLFALAMHVFGDLCGIPHADEPESFMWIPSATADLDDMRAYTDDDHEALQEELADVADVRLEETTTHSRIGPALFYLRTVLINGRDVLGSLRQIRPWLFPLQFSKLTLAAASTLVVLLITEEAWTIGTSQSPAWIATFATVALGLTSLYIVKRQHLLIRRERGRLTEQVAVANVTVSLAIVLGMATMFVVLFGLTLGFSMLLFPDPLVERWTGRPATLELYATLAGFSATLGLLIGALGASFEDEAYFRHVTYVDEEV, from the coding sequence ATGCCCGACGCCGCTGCCGCCTCCTCCCCTACCACGCCCGCCCCCATCGCTCCGGCCCTCATCGAAGTCGGGTGGGTGCTCGCGGGGGGGCTCGACGAGGACGAGTTGGCGGCGTGCCGGACGGCGCGGCTCCGCATGGCGAAGGTGCTCCGCGCCGGCTTCCCCGGCTTCCGGTGGCACTTCCCCGTCGCCCACCGCTCCGACTTCCCCATCCGCCGCCGTGTCGAGCCCGTCGACCTCCTCGACCTCGGCGTAGCGGAGCGCGAGGTGCGGAGTTGGGACTTCGCCCTCGTCGTGACCGGGGCGGAGCTGGAGAGCTACTACAAGCCGTTCGCGCTCGCCACCCCGTCGAAGGCCACGGCCGTCGCCTGCCTCTCGACGGCCCGCCTCGACCTCGGCGCGTCCGACGACGACGACGAGGACGACGCCCGTGCGCAGACCGCACTCCTCGCCGGCCGCCTCTTCGCCCTCGCGATGCACGTTTTCGGCGACCTCTGCGGCATCCCCCACGCCGACGAGCCCGAGAGCTTCATGTGGATCCCGAGCGCGACGGCCGACCTCGACGACATGAGGGCCTATACTGACGACGACCACGAGGCGCTGCAGGAAGAGCTCGCCGACGTCGCCGACGTCCGGCTCGAAGAAACGACGACGCACTCGCGGATCGGCCCGGCCCTGTTCTACCTGCGAACCGTGCTGATCAACGGGCGCGACGTGCTCGGCTCGCTGCGGCAGATCCGGCCGTGGCTCTTCCCGCTCCAGTTTAGCAAGCTCACGCTCGCCGCGGCCTCCACGCTCGTCGTCCTCCTCATCACCGAGGAGGCGTGGACGATCGGGACGAGCCAGTCGCCCGCGTGGATCGCGACGTTCGCGACCGTCGCGCTCGGGCTCACGAGCCTCTACATCGTGAAGCGGCAGCACCTCCTCATCCGGCGCGAGCGCGGGCGGCTCACCGAGCAGGTCGCGGTGGCGAACGTCACCGTCAGCCTCGCGATCGTCCTCGGCATGGCGACGATGTTCGTCGTGCTCTTCGGGCTGACGCTCGGCTTCAGCATGCTCCTCTTCCCCGACCCACTCGTGGAGCGGTGGACGGGCCGACCGGCGACGCTCGAGCTCTACGCGACGCTCGCCGGGTTCTCGGCTACGCTCGGCCTGCTCATCGGCGCGCTCGGAGCGTCGTTCGAGGACGAGGCCTACTTCCGCCACGTCACCTACGTCGACGAGGAGGTGTAA